In Streptomyces sp. NBC_01381, the following proteins share a genomic window:
- a CDS encoding GNAT family N-acetyltransferase: MRLRTEAEEWLAAAGIDQWRAPGFRERALAKWHADIEAGRTWVAVDNTDEVLATVTLAPADRDFWTDDDIPESALYVAKLITARSTGGKHLGGRLLDWVGSVAREQGLSWVRLDCWRANTQLQKYYFAEGFTHVRTEAPEHRLSGWMAQRPASVVMHPSDRLQTLRR; this comes from the coding sequence ATGCGCCTTCGAACCGAGGCAGAGGAGTGGCTGGCGGCCGCGGGTATCGACCAGTGGCGCGCCCCGGGATTCCGCGAACGGGCCTTGGCCAAGTGGCACGCTGACATCGAGGCGGGCCGTACGTGGGTGGCCGTCGACAACACCGACGAGGTGCTCGCGACCGTGACACTCGCCCCTGCGGACCGCGACTTCTGGACTGACGACGACATCCCGGAGTCGGCTCTGTACGTGGCCAAGCTCATCACCGCGCGATCGACCGGAGGCAAGCATCTCGGTGGCCGGCTGCTCGACTGGGTCGGCTCAGTTGCCCGCGAACAGGGCTTGTCCTGGGTGCGTCTCGACTGCTGGCGCGCCAACACGCAGCTGCAGAAGTACTACTTCGCCGAGGGGTTCACCCACGTCCGCACCGAGGCGCCGGAGCACCGACTTTCCGGGTGGATGGCTCAGCGCCCGGCCTCCGTTGTGATGCATCCCAGCGACCGGCTGCAAACGCTGCGGCGTTAA
- a CDS encoding GntR family transcriptional regulator: MPPKPKEAPRVREIAADLLAQITSGELSPGEKLPSTAELAAQHEVSDKTIFRVIALLKATGHVNSRQGKGTFVRKVQPLEWHLHTFESGQRRDDPALGRDDWKAAVAEQGRVATQDTPRVSVVPAPADVAQWLRVKPGTHVVVRRRVRRVDGEAYQLADSWFPAKIALDTPLMFEEDVTMPGGILASTGNPQKSWRDEFMAWPPITAEEAERLELPPDIGTPIVRHARIGFGADGEPVRVMVTVAPGHLNKFVYEGEA; encoded by the coding sequence ATGCCGCCGAAGCCAAAAGAAGCGCCAAGGGTCCGCGAGATCGCGGCCGACCTGCTGGCCCAGATCACCTCGGGAGAGCTGTCGCCAGGCGAAAAGCTCCCGAGCACCGCCGAGCTGGCGGCACAGCACGAGGTCTCGGACAAAACGATCTTCCGCGTCATCGCCCTGCTCAAGGCGACGGGGCACGTCAACAGCCGCCAGGGGAAGGGGACTTTCGTCCGGAAGGTCCAGCCGCTCGAATGGCACTTGCACACCTTCGAGAGCGGGCAGCGCCGTGACGATCCCGCACTGGGACGCGACGACTGGAAGGCGGCCGTGGCTGAGCAAGGTCGTGTCGCCACCCAGGACACACCGCGCGTCTCCGTTGTGCCGGCGCCGGCGGACGTGGCCCAGTGGCTGCGCGTCAAACCAGGGACACACGTGGTCGTCCGGCGGCGCGTGCGGCGAGTCGACGGCGAGGCCTATCAGCTCGCCGACAGCTGGTTCCCGGCGAAGATCGCCCTCGATACCCCGCTCATGTTCGAGGAAGACGTCACGATGCCTGGCGGGATCCTGGCCAGCACCGGGAACCCGCAGAAGAGCTGGCGGGACGAGTTCATGGCATGGCCCCCGATCACGGCCGAGGAAGCCGAGCGACTGGAACTGCCGCCAGATATCGGTACGCCCATCGTCCGGCACGCCCGGATCGGCTTCGGCGCCGACGGCGAGCCCGTGCGCGTGATGGTCACCGTCGCCCCAGGTCACCTGAACAAGTTCGTCTACGAGGGCGAGGCCTAG
- a CDS encoding ATP-binding protein: MSTATVSGTGAMCELRPELPAPVAGLYLRHRSQGFVAYVTASRDNLRALRRQSATVLEAYGVAPEAIDDVQLVITELYANAVQACGEHVPLVVDVHTTWTGVAVHVHDPAPAVLPRRSAAPDDAEAESGRGLVLLDVLAPGWTIRRSPIGKQICCHLRTPGT, translated from the coding sequence GTGAGCACGGCGACGGTCTCAGGAACCGGAGCCATGTGTGAGCTGCGGCCCGAACTCCCGGCACCGGTCGCTGGCTTGTATCTGCGCCACCGCAGTCAGGGGTTCGTCGCGTACGTGACGGCGTCCCGGGACAACCTTCGGGCGCTGCGCAGGCAGAGCGCCACCGTGCTGGAGGCCTACGGGGTCGCCCCGGAGGCCATCGACGACGTCCAGCTCGTGATCACGGAGCTGTACGCCAACGCGGTCCAGGCCTGCGGCGAGCACGTGCCGCTCGTGGTGGACGTGCACACCACCTGGACCGGCGTCGCCGTCCACGTCCATGACCCCGCCCCCGCCGTTCTTCCCCGCCGATCTGCGGCGCCGGACGACGCCGAGGCCGAGTCCGGCCGGGGCCTGGTCCTCCTGGACGTCCTTGCCCCTGGCTGGACGATCAGGCGCTCCCCCATCGGCAAGCAGATCTGCTGCCACCTCCGCACCCCCGGCACGTAG
- a CDS encoding WhiB family transcriptional regulator, whose translation MDWRHNAVCREEDPELFFPIGSTGPAVMQIEEAKAVCRRCPVIEQCLQWALESGQDEGVWGGLSEDERRNMKRRAARRRTTANAA comes from the coding sequence ATGGACTGGCGTCACAACGCGGTCTGCCGCGAAGAGGACCCCGAGCTGTTCTTCCCGATCGGCTCCACCGGCCCGGCCGTGATGCAGATCGAGGAGGCCAAGGCGGTGTGCCGCCGCTGCCCGGTCATCGAACAGTGCCTGCAGTGGGCCCTGGAGTCCGGACAGGACGAGGGCGTCTGGGGCGGCCTCTCCGAGGACGAGCGCAGGAACATGAAGCGGCGCGCCGCCCGCAGGCGTACCACCGCGAACGCCGCCTGA
- a CDS encoding DUF2637 domain-containing protein gives MAPKTATRRRRKAAPAAKPRSAGRAKASTPPASIPSQTLEDTAPLVVPEADPVLADAADRAADVRDQAADSAARLLVDGETRAAQLVDGARTVAASITEAAMTEQARALAAARADADQVRTDAATTAAADADQVRADAEARAEQLLADARRQAEEATTTAAVQADEVRTEAAQAAAKTLADAERTAAETRTRATTDAEQLLERARGEADRMRESADDQAAQVRAGAEKVAAGLRWDADRALADARSTAEELRATVDKDVARLRERAEQDAEAARGAATQATADQDAAAQARAEGERILEAATQRTVRRARRREIRAESRAARRKARNDARPAGVVPPLSGQELAGVVAIVLAAATVSTLGLLSSYTALETKAAGWGWEWPWLLPVGIDVAVPAFTGASLVLIRMGMELRWIRWVPRALTAVTVYLNWNASDSTAGRLGHAALTLLWVIFSEIASHVYATRIGAVTGKKRMETVRRSRWLLAPIPTARLRRRMILWEITSYGEALTRLQEQTYLRAQLKEKYGRRWRSKAPLEQRMALKLGEAPAALADTLTPQDAHAIEREAEPEHAHSGVSTLTSGNVRGEHERPALTSGAHEGERATEDADAHRAESARTRSESEALTERRHARIRLLYTELGRRPEAKEIIDALTEAGLSDEPVSRPTAQRLRAQVEAPSPSAPASA, from the coding sequence GTGGCCCCCAAGACCGCCACCCGCCGCAGGCGCAAGGCTGCGCCGGCCGCGAAGCCCCGCAGCGCCGGGCGGGCCAAGGCGTCGACGCCGCCGGCCTCCATCCCCTCCCAGACCCTCGAGGACACCGCGCCGCTGGTGGTCCCGGAGGCCGACCCGGTCCTGGCCGACGCCGCCGACCGCGCCGCCGACGTCCGGGACCAGGCCGCCGATTCCGCCGCCCGCCTCCTTGTCGATGGCGAGACCCGCGCCGCCCAACTCGTGGACGGCGCCCGCACCGTGGCCGCCTCGATCACCGAAGCGGCCATGACCGAGCAGGCCCGTGCTCTCGCCGCGGCAAGGGCCGACGCCGACCAGGTCCGCACGGATGCCGCGACCACCGCGGCCGCCGACGCTGACCAAGTCCGTGCCGACGCCGAAGCGAGGGCGGAGCAGCTGCTCGCCGACGCCCGCCGCCAGGCGGAAGAGGCCACCACCACGGCGGCCGTGCAGGCCGATGAGGTCCGGACCGAGGCCGCGCAGGCCGCCGCGAAGACCCTCGCCGACGCGGAGCGCACCGCGGCCGAGACCCGCACCCGCGCCACCACCGATGCTGAACAGCTCCTGGAGCGGGCGCGGGGCGAGGCCGACCGGATGCGCGAGAGCGCGGACGACCAGGCCGCGCAGGTGCGGGCCGGGGCCGAGAAGGTGGCCGCCGGCCTTCGGTGGGACGCCGACCGCGCTCTGGCCGACGCCCGGTCTACCGCTGAGGAGCTGCGGGCCACCGTCGACAAGGATGTCGCCCGGCTGCGCGAACGGGCCGAACAGGATGCGGAGGCGGCCCGGGGAGCGGCGACACAGGCCACGGCCGACCAGGACGCCGCCGCCCAGGCCCGAGCTGAGGGCGAACGGATCCTGGAGGCGGCGACGCAGCGCACCGTGCGGCGGGCCCGGCGCCGGGAGATCCGGGCCGAGTCGCGTGCCGCCCGCCGCAAGGCACGCAACGACGCCCGGCCCGCCGGCGTGGTGCCGCCGCTGTCAGGGCAGGAACTGGCGGGCGTGGTCGCGATCGTGCTGGCCGCCGCGACCGTCTCCACCCTCGGCCTGCTCTCCTCCTACACCGCGCTGGAGACCAAGGCGGCCGGGTGGGGCTGGGAGTGGCCGTGGCTGCTGCCCGTCGGGATCGACGTCGCGGTCCCGGCCTTCACCGGCGCCAGCCTGGTCCTGATCCGCATGGGCATGGAGCTGCGCTGGATCCGGTGGGTGCCCCGGGCTCTCACCGCGGTGACCGTCTACCTGAACTGGAACGCCTCGGACTCCACCGCGGGCCGCCTCGGGCACGCCGCCCTCACCCTGCTGTGGGTGATCTTCTCGGAGATCGCCTCCCACGTGTACGCCACGCGGATCGGCGCGGTCACCGGCAAGAAGCGGATGGAGACCGTACGCCGCAGCCGCTGGCTGCTCGCCCCGATCCCCACCGCTCGCCTCCGCCGCCGGATGATCCTTTGGGAGATCACCTCCTACGGCGAGGCGCTCACCCGCCTCCAGGAGCAGACCTACCTGCGAGCGCAGCTCAAGGAGAAGTACGGGCGGCGGTGGCGGAGCAAGGCTCCGCTGGAGCAGCGGATGGCGCTCAAGCTCGGAGAGGCGCCCGCCGCGCTCGCCGACACGCTCACCCCCCAGGACGCTCACGCCATCGAGCGCGAGGCAGAACCCGAGCACGCTCACTCCGGCGTGAGCACGCTCACCTCCGGAAACGTTCGCGGTGAGCATGAGCGCCCGGCGCTCACCTCCGGCGCTCACGAGGGTGAGCGCGCCACTGAGGACGCAGACGCTCACCGAGCGGAGAGTGCTCGTACGCGCAGCGAGAGTGAGGCGCTCACCGAGCGCCGCCACGCGCGCATCCGGCTCCTCTACACCGAGCTCGGACGCCGACCGGAGGCGAAGGAGATCATCGACGCGCTCACCGAAGCGGGCCTGTCCGACGAACCAGTCTCCCGCCCGACCGCCCAGCGACTGCGCGCTCAGGTCGAAGCTCCGAGCCCGAGCGCCCCGGCGAGCGCCTGA
- a CDS encoding ParB/RepB/Spo0J family partition protein: MTTPARRKPKRNKGGGKLNEARTEAGVGSPEAPAAGPTGIHALEPEDGELFEHDPADVGPNPMNRRLALRNMDEMIDSVTRQGVHTPGAAMHTKLFMEQYPEWAEQVQHPERTFILGPGHRRHAAALAVGKPMLLILRDKWAKDRTVEENLISENNDRDDLSPIEQALQLDLLRQRGMTGEQIAERSGYGNRGTVSKFLNLLDLPQEIQTELHERRLSLSDGYALSTIRDADKKNDTEAAHELQLRAFGWMRDEGITAEAAKSRLKVQSTVFPAGNTKIEAPGTSEADRDGQRDSDDVSRGKHEGGETEASGQPDGADSEADASSSVIPHQSTGEGDDQEQQGPDAEGTGASSNEGEHQEEQDQLAAAKQSAERRSLACQLLLAQEKYASAPDLSALLVKAVLNPIEWKNAAALAHSWLRELGKGSKAERRPSAYFTKISEGDDANLQRRAAFAIALAANEVHATENAPDWDDRDRAHLNFLITNKAVAYEPTAYEQELLGLVSSEAQ; this comes from the coding sequence ATGACGACGCCGGCTCGCCGCAAGCCCAAGCGCAACAAGGGTGGCGGAAAGCTCAACGAAGCGCGCACCGAGGCTGGCGTCGGTAGCCCGGAGGCCCCTGCTGCTGGTCCTACCGGGATTCACGCGCTGGAGCCAGAGGACGGCGAGCTCTTCGAGCACGACCCGGCTGACGTCGGCCCCAACCCCATGAACCGCCGTCTCGCGCTGCGGAACATGGACGAAATGATCGACAGTGTGACGCGGCAGGGTGTACACACGCCCGGCGCTGCCATGCACACCAAGCTGTTCATGGAGCAGTACCCGGAGTGGGCCGAGCAGGTCCAGCACCCGGAACGCACCTTCATCCTCGGGCCCGGCCACCGGCGCCACGCCGCAGCACTCGCGGTAGGTAAGCCGATGCTGTTGATCCTGCGCGACAAGTGGGCCAAGGACCGTACGGTCGAAGAGAATCTGATCTCCGAGAACAACGACCGCGACGACCTCTCCCCCATTGAGCAGGCCCTCCAGCTCGATCTGCTGCGCCAGCGCGGCATGACCGGCGAGCAGATTGCGGAGCGCTCCGGCTACGGCAATCGCGGCACGGTCAGTAAGTTCCTCAACCTGCTGGACCTCCCCCAGGAGATCCAGACAGAACTCCACGAGCGCCGGTTGTCGCTCAGCGACGGGTACGCCCTGTCCACAATCAGGGACGCGGACAAGAAGAACGACACCGAGGCTGCGCACGAGCTCCAGCTGCGAGCCTTCGGCTGGATGCGGGACGAGGGCATCACCGCAGAGGCGGCGAAGAGCCGACTCAAGGTGCAGTCGACCGTGTTTCCTGCGGGAAACACGAAGATCGAGGCGCCCGGAACATCCGAGGCCGATCGGGACGGGCAGCGCGACTCCGACGATGTTTCCCGCGGGAAACACGAAGGGGGCGAGACGGAGGCCTCCGGCCAGCCTGACGGAGCCGACTCCGAGGCTGACGCTTCGTCGTCGGTGATCCCGCACCAGAGCACGGGCGAAGGCGACGACCAGGAGCAGCAGGGCCCGGACGCTGAAGGAACGGGAGCCAGCTCGAACGAGGGTGAGCACCAAGAGGAACAGGATCAGCTCGCGGCGGCTAAGCAATCGGCGGAGCGCCGCAGCCTCGCTTGCCAGCTGCTGCTCGCGCAGGAGAAGTACGCCAGCGCACCCGATCTATCGGCGCTGCTGGTCAAGGCCGTCCTCAATCCGATCGAGTGGAAGAACGCCGCCGCTCTCGCCCACTCCTGGCTCCGCGAACTAGGGAAGGGATCGAAGGCCGAGCGGCGGCCCTCTGCCTACTTCACGAAGATCTCCGAAGGCGACGACGCGAACCTCCAGCGCCGGGCCGCGTTCGCGATCGCCCTGGCCGCCAACGAGGTGCACGCCACCGAGAACGCCCCCGATTGGGACGACCGCGACCGGGCCCACCTGAACTTCCTCATCACCAACAAGGCCGTCGCGTACGAGCCCACCGCGTACGAGCAGGAGCTCCTCGGGCTGGTCTCCTCCGAGGCGCAGTGA
- a CDS encoding ParA family protein: protein MTSSTVLEARTRVLEKTRVLVFALKAGGTAKTSSCTSLAAILGARGYKVLVIDLDPQCNSSQVLGFGRFRPEQKGITHVMKEEVQLQDAVVQARYLVDDIDPEDPDAAYEPIENVFIVPGNVDDPDVDETERLLNDPKYADSYWIRDGLADMDGQWDAVLIDCPATYGRATVTAFVALDKNVDGEVVPPILCTFKEGGALVRLEKKLQEIRELRKYAVKGIQPEMRHVLVCCAPNSSFGTKEHFRTLGEIEEAYADVLLPLVHWSGEVPKIYRDECPVPILAPNSMPAQEYNKVASALGFPQRAG, encoded by the coding sequence ATGACATCCAGCACCGTGCTCGAAGCCCGCACCAGGGTCCTCGAGAAGACCCGCGTCCTGGTCTTCGCTCTCAAGGCCGGCGGCACCGCCAAGACCAGCTCTTGCACCAGCCTTGCCGCGATCCTCGGGGCCCGCGGCTACAAGGTCCTCGTCATCGACCTCGACCCCCAGTGCAACTCCAGCCAAGTACTCGGGTTCGGTAGGTTCCGCCCCGAGCAAAAGGGCATCACTCACGTGATGAAGGAGGAGGTCCAGCTCCAAGACGCTGTCGTCCAGGCCCGCTACCTGGTCGACGACATCGACCCTGAGGACCCCGACGCCGCGTACGAGCCGATCGAGAATGTATTCATCGTGCCCGGCAACGTCGACGACCCCGACGTCGACGAAACCGAGCGGCTCCTCAACGACCCCAAGTACGCCGATTCCTACTGGATCCGCGACGGCCTGGCCGACATGGACGGCCAGTGGGATGCCGTCCTCATCGACTGCCCTGCCACCTACGGCCGCGCTACCGTCACTGCGTTCGTCGCCCTCGACAAGAACGTCGACGGCGAGGTCGTCCCCCCGATCCTGTGCACCTTCAAGGAGGGCGGCGCCCTGGTCCGCCTCGAGAAGAAGCTCCAGGAGATCAGGGAGCTGCGGAAGTACGCGGTCAAGGGCATCCAACCCGAGATGCGGCATGTCCTGGTCTGCTGCGCCCCCAACTCCTCCTTCGGTACTAAGGAACACTTCCGGACTCTGGGCGAGATCGAGGAGGCATACGCCGACGTCCTGCTGCCGCTCGTCCACTGGTCCGGCGAAGTCCCGAAGATCTACAGGGACGAGTGCCCCGTGCCGATCCTGGCCCCGAACAGCATGCCCGCCCAGGAGTACAACAAGGTCGCCTCTGCACTCGGCTTCCCCCAGCGCGCAGGCTGA
- a CDS encoding DUF2637 domain-containing protein: protein MAEGNGRAAILLTRTHRILIGVVVAGAVVIAGIGFAGSYAAVRELAEKKGFGSFSVVFPIGIDAGICVLLALDLLLTWIRIPFPLLRQTAWLLTAATIAFNGAAAWPDPLGVGMHAVIPILFVVAVEAARHAVGRIADITADKHMEGVRLTRWLLSPVPTFKLWRRMKLWEIRSYEQVIQLEQDRLIYQARLQARFGRSWRRKAPVESLMPLRLARFGVPLAETAPAGLAAAGIEPTRRSPSGRAETPTAVTAPEVEREQLQAPEQQPAKAGVGEASLPEPLPLQATTHESYVAVTPVDDAELEGYGEAFRAYVSQYGVAPTGHQFGYYLMDTYGVAGTDGRPFSDGELRPLLQILREREVGAGLVAEEQSASGPDTSPAPMGAMAATAVATAAAEPHAFFGAPSAEPSRSPEPVATSLPVATAESSALRMAGGNAEAAPASAGAAEESASAPSDGETDLAVAGQLALQPEPSPEEAETVPEDDRVRAAVELLRAEPTMSGAAIGRKLNLSERTARRVAGQARAFIDEQERATYRPLQSVPNQR from the coding sequence GTGGCTGAGGGGAACGGCCGGGCTGCCATCCTGCTGACACGCACGCACCGAATACTCATCGGCGTGGTCGTCGCCGGTGCGGTCGTCATCGCCGGTATCGGTTTCGCGGGGTCGTACGCGGCCGTGCGCGAGCTTGCCGAGAAGAAGGGCTTCGGCAGCTTCTCGGTGGTTTTCCCGATCGGCATCGACGCGGGCATCTGCGTCCTGCTGGCGCTCGACCTCCTCCTGACGTGGATCCGTATCCCCTTCCCGCTCCTTCGCCAGACGGCGTGGCTGCTCACGGCGGCGACGATCGCGTTCAACGGCGCGGCGGCCTGGCCGGACCCACTGGGCGTGGGCATGCACGCGGTCATCCCGATCCTTTTCGTGGTGGCCGTGGAGGCGGCGCGGCACGCGGTGGGCCGGATCGCGGACATCACCGCGGACAAGCACATGGAGGGCGTGCGCCTCACCCGCTGGCTCCTCTCCCCCGTGCCCACCTTCAAGCTGTGGCGCCGCATGAAGCTGTGGGAGATCCGTTCGTACGAGCAGGTCATCCAGCTGGAGCAGGACCGCCTGATCTACCAGGCCCGTCTCCAGGCCCGCTTCGGCCGCTCCTGGCGCCGCAAGGCTCCCGTGGAATCGCTGATGCCGCTGCGGCTCGCGCGCTTCGGCGTACCGCTGGCGGAGACGGCGCCCGCGGGGCTCGCAGCGGCGGGCATCGAGCCGACGCGGCGCTCGCCGAGCGGTCGTGCAGAAACCCCTACCGCCGTCACGGCCCCGGAGGTTGAACGCGAGCAGCTCCAGGCGCCGGAGCAGCAGCCGGCTAAGGCGGGCGTTGGGGAGGCTTCGCTGCCAGAGCCGTTGCCTCTTCAGGCCACGACGCATGAGTCGTACGTCGCCGTCACGCCGGTCGACGATGCGGAACTTGAGGGCTACGGCGAGGCGTTCCGCGCCTACGTCAGCCAGTACGGCGTGGCTCCCACGGGCCATCAGTTCGGCTACTACCTCATGGACACCTACGGCGTAGCCGGCACTGACGGTCGCCCGTTCTCGGATGGCGAGCTGCGCCCCCTGCTGCAGATCCTTCGGGAGCGAGAGGTGGGCGCCGGCCTGGTGGCCGAGGAGCAGAGTGCGAGCGGTCCGGATACGTCACCGGCACCGATGGGTGCGATGGCGGCCACCGCCGTCGCGACTGCGGCAGCAGAGCCGCATGCCTTCTTCGGCGCACCGTCCGCTGAACCGTCCCGTTCCCCGGAGCCGGTGGCCACGTCGCTGCCCGTGGCCACCGCCGAGTCATCCGCTTTGCGGATGGCGGGCGGGAACGCGGAGGCAGCTCCGGCATCGGCCGGAGCGGCTGAGGAATCCGCCTCGGCTCCGAGCGACGGTGAGACTGACTTGGCGGTGGCCGGCCAGCTTGCCCTGCAGCCGGAGCCGTCACCCGAGGAGGCGGAAACGGTGCCGGAGGACGATCGGGTCCGTGCGGCGGTGGAGCTGCTGCGCGCCGAGCCGACGATGAGCGGAGCGGCGATCGGCCGGAAGCTGAACCTCTCGGAGCGTACGGCGCGGAGGGTGGCCGGTCAGGCGCGCGCCTTCATCGATGAGCAGGAGCGAGCGACGTACCGGCCGCTGCAGTCGGTACCGAATCAGCGCTAG